The DNA region GCCATTTTGATTACTCTCGGTGGTATGAAGGTAATTGGTTATACCGATGTGATTCAGGTATTCTTTTTAATACTCGGCGGTTTAGCTACCACTTATTTAGCGCTAAACCTCGTATCTACACATTACGGCACCAGCGGTATTTTTGAAGGCTACAGCTTAATGACCAACAAAGCATCCGAACATTTCCACATGATATTAAAACCCGATAATGAGAATTACATCGACTTACCGGGGCTAAGTGTACTAATTGGTGGTATGTGGATCGTGAATTTAAACTACTGGGGCTGTAACCAGTACATTACTCAAAGGGCCCTGGGCGCCGATTTAAAGACCGCCCGTGGTGGTATTCTCTTCGCTGCGTTTTTAAAGTTGTTGATGCCAATTATAGTGGTGTTGCCAGGTATTGCAGCCTACGTTTTATATAAAGACGGTGCTTTTCAAACCGAAATGCTTCAGGATGGATCAGTAAATCCCGATCGTGCCTACCCTGTACTCTTAAACCTGTTACCTGCTGGTTTAAAAGGACTTTCGTTTGCGGCGTTAACCGCTGCGGTGGTTGCTTCGCTCGCCGGAAAAGCAAACAGTATTGCTACGATTTTTACCCTTGATATTTATAAAAAGGTATTAAAGATTGATGCAACCGAAAAGAACCTTGTATTTACTGGAAAACTATCCATTATTGTTGCCATGGTTTTGGGTGTTTTAATTGCACCACATTTAGGTATCGATAAAAAAGGCGGTTTCCAATACATTCAAGAATATACAGGCTTTGTATCTCCAGGTATTTTTGCAATGTTTATACTAGGTTTTTTCTGGAAAAGAGCCACATCCAATGCTGCACTGTTTGCAACCATTGGTGGTTTCGGAATGTCGATCTTATTAAAAGTACTTCCCAACTATACAGATCTGTCATGGTTATCCCCAATGGGCTTCTCCGTTAAAAATGCCGCAGGTATCTACGAGATCCCCTTCTTAGACAGGATGGGCTTCGTATTTATATTCTGTATTTTGGGTATGGTGATCATTAGCCTGTTCGAAAACAAAAATGGCGTTAATCCGAAAGGACTTGAAATCGATGCCAAGATGTTTAAAACCACAACAGGTTTTGCCGTTGGTGCTTTAATAGTTGTTGGTTTATTAGTGGCGCTATACAGCGTTTATTGGTAAGTGATAATACTCAATTAAACTTAAAAAGCTTTCTGGTTAAAGACCAGAAAGCTTTTTTTTTTAGTTCAGGCAGCATTCCATCATCGGAGGAATGCTGTCAAATAAATTTTTTAGAATAAATGTTCAGAATATGGATAAGAGAAGTCGTCTTTTCGAGCGTAGCCGAGAAATCTTTCATGCAAAGTTCAAAGATTTCTCCTCCAATGGAGCTCCTATGGAGCACTTCGGTCAAATCCGATAGCTATCGGATCCCGTGCAGGCGGTCCCGAAGCTTCGGGATTAAGTCGGTAGCATTAAGATCCCCAGTCAAGCTACCAATGACAGAAATAGAAAAGATCGTCATTGCGAGGCACGAAGCAATCTCATTTCGTAAATCAGATTGCTTCGGCTCGCACGAACCCGGCCTCGCTACAAAGTAGCCCCTTTGGGGCAATGACGATTCGCCGAAAAAACCTTTCATCCTAACTTCTTTGTTTTTCTAAAACTAATCTCTGAGGATGACGCCCCGTTCCTGTAAAGCTTTATAAAAAATGAGTTGCTACGTGGCCGCCCGTTCGGTCAGCGTGGGCTTGTTTGGGATTATTTAATCCTTTTTAAAGAGAATATTAATCGAATTGAGGTTTTTAGGCTGTAGTTTTCCCCTTTTGTTTTTAGAGTGTCGCCTTTGGTCTTTCACCTTTAATCTTTTAGCTTTAGTCTTTTAGCTTTCAGCTTTAGTCTTTGAGCTTTCAGCTTTAGTCTTTGAGCTTTGGTCTTTTAGCTTTCAGCTTTGGTCTTTTAGCTTTCAGCTTTAATCTTTCAGCTTTCGTCTTTTAGCTTCACACCTATGACTACTGCGCACAAGGCCCATCAGGAATCTCCCTGCTAATCTGAATAACTCGCGTTACAACCAGTGTAGAATCGAAGTCCTGAGCAACCATTGCCGTATCAGATTTTGCAAAATAACCTTCCAGTTCTACGTAAACCGGTTGATATGGCTTTTCGAAGCCTAACTTGCTATATTGCAGTTCGAGGTTTTTAACGCTATCCCTAACCCAATACTCACGCCCATCTTCACACAAGGTAAAAGATTTCATCTCCGGCCCAAAAGTATACAGGCCCTTAACTGTTTTCAGATTGCTTTTCTCTCCCTCGGCTTTCTTATCGCTATTACAAGCCGTTACCGTTGCGCCAAGGAGCACAACCAATACGATCGCTTGCTTAAAAAACTTCATTCTATAAGGTTTGATTTATTTGATTTATTTTTTTTACACTCAAGTTGGCTGACAAAGCAGATGCCAAAAATGAGAAAATGCCCACTGTTATAAAAACTAAAATGAAATCTTTCCATTTTAGCCCAATCGGGTAAGAATTCAGTAAAGTTCCCTCGCCCATTTTGATCAACCCGAAGTTGTGCTGCAAGTAATAAAACACCAACCCGATTACCAATCCCAACACGCACCCCGACATGGTAATCATCATGCCTTCGAGCAAAAAGATCTGCTTAATTAATTTCTTGCCAGCGCCAAGGCTGCTTAAAATCGCAATATCTTTAACCTTGTCGATCACCAGCATCGTTAACGAGCCTACAACATTGAATATGGCTATAATTAATATAAACGTGAGAATGATGTAAACCATACTTTTTTCTGAATTAAAAATATGGTGCAACGAGCTATTTTGCTCTGCCCGGTTCTTCACCGAAAAGCCGTTGCCAAGGTGTTCAATTAGTTGAGCCTTAAATTTATCGATATCAACACCCGGATTGAGATCTATTTCCAACGATGAAACATTTCTGGGTTCATCAAGTAATTGCCTTGCAAACTCCAGCGGTACGATAATTCCACTGTCAAACTCCTGCTGAACCTCAAAAACGCCGCTCACGCGAATACTTTTTGTGTTAAAATCGTTTGCCGGATTTATGGAATTTACCGAAATGCTTTTCTTGGGCGAATACAGCTCCAGTTCAGTAAAAGGATCGAGCGTATTTACTGCCAGGTATGTTTGTAAGCCAGATCCGATAACAGCATTATCACCACTTTTATTGTGCAAAACAAAACGGCCCTCCTTAATGGTGCTGTCGAGCTTTTGGTTCTTTAAATAGTCATCGCTTACACCCTTAACCATTCCAACTGCCTGTTTATCGTTATACTTAAGCAGGGCATTTTCTTGCAGCACCTCAGAAAAGGCATACACATCTTTGTTTTTTCTTAACCCGTTAAAAAATGGCGTAGTTGGGTCGAAAGTTTTGCCCTTTGCCGGCGTAATCTGAATTTGGGGCGTAATTGTATCAAACATGCCCAATACCACGGTTTCCAAGCCGTTAAACACCGATAGGATGATGATTAAAGCAGCACTGCCAACCATAACACCAACCATTGATATGCCAGATATCAGGTTGATGGCATTTGTTGATTTTTTTGCAAACAAGTACCGTTTGGCAATATAGAACGACGTATTCACGCTGGTAAATATAATTAAAAGGTTTAGGGTTTAGTGGTAAGGCGAAAGGTTGTATACCCTTGCACAGCTATTTTGCCCACGCGGTTTGCCCTTATATTAAAAAAAAGGATTATGTTGTTTCTCGAAACCTATAGTTGTTGCTGGCCCATGCCCCGGATAAACCTTCGTTTCATCTGGTAATACAAATAGTTTAGTCGAAATGTTTTGGATAAGTTGCTGGTGATTGCCTCCGGGCAGGTCAGTGCGGCCTATGCTTCCATAGAAAAGTACGTCGCCGCCTATTAAAAAGCCGTCGGCCTTGCTATAAAAGCACAAATGCGCAGGAGAATGCCCCGGAGAAAAGATTAATTCGAGGCTACTATTGCCAAATCTAACTGTTCCACTTTCGGGTAAGAATACCTCCGGCAACGGCGAAACTTCATACCGCGTAAAGCCCATTGATGGAGCATAACCCGGTACAGCAGTTAAGATAGGTAACTCACCCTCATGAAATTGAGCTTTTAGTCCGTAAGTGTCGAAAATGAACTTATTGCCAAATACATGATCAAGGTGACAATGCGTATTTAACAATAAAACTGGTTTTAAATCATTTGATTTGATAAATAAAGTCAGCTCATTCTGCTCAGCCGCATCGTACATGCCTGGATCGACGATGATACACGATTTTGTTTCGTCAAAAAGCAGATAAGTGTTTTCACTGTAGGCGTTAAAAGTAAATGTTTTTACTGTGATCATAATTAGTTCAAATGTAATGCCGTTGAATTGCTAATGGTTATTGGCGAGCGATAATTAATGGCAACCAAGCGATGACGTAAAACGAGGATTAGCAGCTTAAATCCTGAAATCACACCATCTCGTAATCCTGCTTAATCGCGCCACTTAAATGTAGATATCAACGTGTCTATGTCGGTTTTAATAAATTTAATTACCGGAGCAATTGAATCGTACTGAGGTCTTTCGTTAAAATAAAGTGCCCCCCTGAAATAGTGCTTCACGCTATCTGTTAAAAAGAACTGAACCGACGAAGCTGTATTCCCCTCAATGGCATAATAAATGCCATAAACTCTTTTTTCAGGATAGTTAATCAGCCGTTGATCGATGGCACTTGCCTTAATCGTATGTTTAAAGGCCAATTTTCGTGCATCTTCAACCATTTCGTTGTATTCACTCCGGCTCGAAACATCGTAATAAGTCAAGTGTAAATAACCGTTAAATTGCTTAAAATGCAAGTTATACCAATCCTGTTTCGCGTCAGATCGTTTGTCTTGCTCCATTGATGCATACCTAGGAAACCCAAAGCTAAATGGGGCCGGCCCATAGAACTGTGTATAAGATTTTTTCGGAAATTCGATTCTGTAATAGGCCTTTGGCTTCGGGGTGTAATTATTGTTTTTACAAGCCGTAGCAAATAGAAGCAGAGCAAAAGGAAGAAGAATTATCTTTAATATTTTCATAAAGCTTTTATACACTGTTTATTGATGTGGTCGTTGCTTGAAACATTTACGCTTTTGTCCGCCCAGGCTCCTGCTAATGTCAGTTAGTTAAGGAAAAACAAGAAACATTGTCATCCTAAACATTTCGATTACGCTCAATACAGGCTTAGTCGAGGGACAGCTGATTTTGTTTTTCTCCTAAAAAAGTCTTCGACTCGGCTCAGACTGACACCAGTCATTCAAACTACTTATTCCATATCGCCCAGGCCTGCTCTGCCTGTTTGTGTAGCATTTCTAACCCGTTTTTAGTGCTTGCACCGCGTTCTGCAGCCTTTATTAAAAACTCCGTATCTAAAGGATTATATACTAAA from Pedobacter endophyticus includes:
- the gldD gene encoding gliding motility lipoprotein GldD; translation: MKILKIILLPFALLLFATACKNNNYTPKPKAYYRIEFPKKSYTQFYGPAPFSFGFPRYASMEQDKRSDAKQDWYNLHFKQFNGYLHLTYYDVSSRSEYNEMVEDARKLAFKHTIKASAIDQRLINYPEKRVYGIYYAIEGNTASSVQFFLTDSVKHYFRGALYFNERPQYDSIAPVIKFIKTDIDTLISTFKWRD
- a CDS encoding MBL fold metallo-hydrolase codes for the protein MITVKTFTFNAYSENTYLLFDETKSCIIVDPGMYDAAEQNELTLFIKSNDLKPVLLLNTHCHLDHVFGNKFIFDTYGLKAQFHEGELPILTAVPGYAPSMGFTRYEVSPLPEVFLPESGTVRFGNSSLELIFSPGHSPAHLCFYSKADGFLIGGDVLFYGSIGRTDLPGGNHQQLIQNISTKLFVLPDETKVYPGHGPATTIGFEKQHNPFF
- a CDS encoding ABC transporter permease; its protein translation is MNTSFYIAKRYLFAKKSTNAINLISGISMVGVMVGSAALIIILSVFNGLETVVLGMFDTITPQIQITPAKGKTFDPTTPFFNGLRKNKDVYAFSEVLQENALLKYNDKQAVGMVKGVSDDYLKNQKLDSTIKEGRFVLHNKSGDNAVIGSGLQTYLAVNTLDPFTELELYSPKKSISVNSINPANDFNTKSIRVSGVFEVQQEFDSGIIVPLEFARQLLDEPRNVSSLEIDLNPGVDIDKFKAQLIEHLGNGFSVKNRAEQNSSLHHIFNSEKSMVYIILTFILIIAIFNVVGSLTMLVIDKVKDIAILSSLGAGKKLIKQIFLLEGMMITMSGCVLGLVIGLVFYYLQHNFGLIKMGEGTLLNSYPIGLKWKDFILVFITVGIFSFLASALSANLSVKKINQINQTL
- a CDS encoding sodium/sugar symporter produces the protein MKQNLLDTKDYIVFAIYFVIVAAYGLYIYNKKKSASTGSKDYFLAEGSLTWWAIGASLIASNISAEQFIGMSGSGFKMGLAIATYEWMGGLTLVIVAIFFIPVYLKNKIATMPQFLHQRYNGTVAMIMAVFWLLLYVVVNLTSILYLGALAVSSISGFSLDLCMYAIAGFAILITLGGMKVIGYTDVIQVFFLILGGLATTYLALNLVSTHYGTSGIFEGYSLMTNKASEHFHMILKPDNENYIDLPGLSVLIGGMWIVNLNYWGCNQYITQRALGADLKTARGGILFAAFLKLLMPIIVVLPGIAAYVLYKDGAFQTEMLQDGSVNPDRAYPVLLNLLPAGLKGLSFAALTAAVVASLAGKANSIATIFTLDIYKKVLKIDATEKNLVFTGKLSIIVAMVLGVLIAPHLGIDKKGGFQYIQEYTGFVSPGIFAMFILGFFWKRATSNAALFATIGGFGMSILLKVLPNYTDLSWLSPMGFSVKNAAGIYEIPFLDRMGFVFIFCILGMVIISLFENKNGVNPKGLEIDAKMFKTTTGFAVGALIVVGLLVALYSVYW